The Nitrospirota bacterium genome contains a region encoding:
- a CDS encoding Lpp/OprI family alanine-zipper lipoprotein: MKKSFLMISLMLVLAVLLGACATKGDLAKVQSDEMMTRAKADQAAQDAQVAKAAADAATLRAEAAVARAEDALKKAEERERIAEEKAKMAEEKIQLADQRAQAADDMFQRSMRK; the protein is encoded by the coding sequence ATGAAGAAGAGTTTTTTGATGATCTCGCTGATGCTTGTTCTTGCTGTTCTTCTCGGGGCATGTGCAACAAAAGGCGACCTCGCGAAAGTTCAGTCGGACGAAATGATGACGCGTGCGAAGGCTGATCAGGCAGCGCAGGATGCGCAGGTTGCCAAGGCGGCGGCTGATGCGGCTACGCTAAGGGCGGAGGCTGCGGTAGCCCGCGCCGAAGATGCCCTGAAGAAGGCAGAGGAAAGAGAGAGGATAGCAGAGGAAAAGGCGAAGATGGCAGAAGAAAAGATACAGCTCGCAGACCAGAGGGCGCAGGCGGCTGACGACATGTTCCAGAGATCGATGAGGAAGTAA
- a CDS encoding L,D-transpeptidase family protein has product MSKKPSRRGEHRYLFLACIMILPLLLCGCSHLTEASRAASAFKEANDLFSQGNYRAALTRYEHIIEHYPAAGERALFEMGIIYAYPGNERKDYQKSLEYFQKIVKEHPESGYRKDSEMMLFQITNVTLKDKTIAAQQAQIETLQQESKSKGNELIALQKKIEALEQEVKKKESEIVALQREIFAVQKGPADKILIEKKARRMTLFSKDTVLKTYKIALGGNPDGPKERQGDNKTPEGTYTIDWRNRNSDYHLSLHISYPNEQDRKRAKELGVSPGGDIMIHGIKNGLSWVGGRHTEIDWTKGCIAVTDEEIEEIDRLVPNGTVVEIIP; this is encoded by the coding sequence ATGAGTAAAAAGCCGAGCAGGAGAGGGGAGCATCGTTATCTTTTCCTCGCCTGCATCATGATACTGCCACTGCTCTTATGCGGATGCAGTCACCTTACTGAGGCTTCCAGGGCCGCGTCAGCCTTCAAAGAGGCGAACGACCTCTTCAGCCAGGGAAACTACCGGGCCGCTCTGACCAGATACGAACATATTATTGAACATTATCCCGCTGCGGGAGAGAGGGCTCTTTTCGAGATGGGCATTATTTACGCGTATCCCGGGAATGAGCGGAAAGATTATCAGAAATCCCTGGAATATTTTCAGAAAATCGTAAAGGAGCATCCGGAGAGCGGGTACAGGAAAGACAGTGAGATGATGCTCTTTCAAATCACTAATGTCACTCTCAAGGATAAGACGATTGCTGCGCAGCAAGCACAGATAGAGACTCTCCAGCAGGAGAGCAAGAGCAAGGGAAACGAGCTTATTGCCCTGCAAAAAAAGATCGAGGCGCTCGAACAGGAAGTTAAGAAGAAAGAGAGCGAGATCGTTGCCTTGCAAAGAGAGATTTTTGCTGTCCAGAAGGGACCGGCAGATAAGATCCTGATAGAGAAGAAGGCGCGGCGAATGACACTGTTCTCCAAAGATACGGTGCTCAAGACCTACAAAATAGCCCTGGGGGGAAACCCGGATGGTCCAAAAGAGAGACAAGGCGATAACAAGACCCCCGAGGGAACCTACACTATCGATTGGAGGAACAGGAACAGCGACTATCACCTGTCGCTCCATATTTCCTATCCGAACGAACAAGACAGAAAAAGGGCGAAAGAGCTCGGCGTCTCTCCGGGCGGAGATATCATGATCCACGGCATCAAGAACGGTCTGTCGTGGGTCGGTGGTCGCCACACGGAGATTGACTGGACAAAGGGCTGTATCGCCGTTACCGATGAGGAAATCGAGGAAATTGACAGGCTGGTGCCCAATGGTACGGTTGTCGAGATAATCCCATAG